In a genomic window of Gloeocapsopsis dulcis:
- a CDS encoding glycosyltransferase, producing MNQFSSTKRIAFFLPALHGGGAERVAINLLKGMLPYDVSLDLVLASREGPYLEQVPSQVRVVDLAAGRVIKAIAPLSRYLRQAQPDALFSHMNHANVIAVMARELAHTNTQLVLVEHDTLSVARSNLLRGKLVPLFMKLLYPRADAIVGVSQGAARDLAEQLNIAPHKLSAIYNPVVDEELITKAKATLNHPWFQNVDVPVFLAVGRLTLQKDFSTLIQAFAIVRKTRPARLLILGEGEARQELEALTQELGIAEDVSFPGFVDNPYAYMSRAAAFVLSSRWEGLPTVLIEAMACGCPVIATNCPSGPEEILAAGKYGALVPIGDVSALSTAMLKVLNNPMNHELLVQRARDFSLQQAVPKYLELLLCKEN from the coding sequence ATGAACCAATTTTCATCGACAAAACGTATTGCTTTTTTTCTTCCTGCCTTACACGGAGGTGGTGCAGAAAGAGTAGCAATCAATCTTCTTAAAGGAATGTTGCCATACGATGTGTCCTTGGATCTCGTTTTAGCAAGTAGAGAAGGACCATATTTAGAGCAGGTTCCCTCACAAGTACGAGTCGTAGACTTAGCAGCGGGAAGAGTCATCAAGGCGATTGCACCGCTATCGCGTTATCTGCGCCAAGCCCAGCCAGATGCATTATTTTCGCACATGAACCACGCTAACGTAATAGCAGTGATGGCAAGGGAGTTAGCCCATACAAATACTCAACTCGTTTTAGTCGAACATGACACTCTATCTGTAGCTCGATCAAATCTACTCCGAGGTAAGCTTGTACCGCTGTTTATGAAATTGCTATACCCACGTGCCGATGCGATCGTGGGAGTTTCTCAAGGTGCAGCCCGCGATCTCGCAGAACAATTAAACATCGCACCGCACAAACTCAGCGCAATTTACAATCCTGTCGTCGATGAAGAACTCATCACCAAAGCCAAAGCAACTCTAAATCATCCTTGGTTTCAAAATGTCGATGTACCTGTATTTCTAGCGGTTGGCAGGCTCACTTTGCAAAAAGACTTTAGCACTTTGATTCAAGCCTTTGCAATTGTACGAAAAACACGACCAGCGCGTTTACTGATTTTAGGAGAAGGTGAAGCGCGGCAAGAATTAGAAGCACTTACCCAAGAACTAGGAATTGCTGAAGACGTCTCTTTCCCTGGCTTTGTTGATAATCCGTATGCCTACATGAGTAGAGCCGCTGCTTTTGTTCTTTCCTCACGTTGGGAAGGTTTACCAACTGTATTGATTGAAGCAATGGCTTGTGGTTGTCCTGTTATTGCAACAAATTGCCCTAGCGGTCCTGAAGAAATTTTAGCAGCAGGAAAGTACGGTGCTTTAGTACCAATCGGTGATGTATCTGCTTTGTCTACAGCTATGTTGAAGGTATTAAACAATCCGATGAACCATGAATTATTAGTTCAACGAGCAAGGGATTTTTCATTACAACAGGCAGTGCCAAAATACTTAGAACTATTACTCTGTAAAGAAAATTAA
- a CDS encoding glycosyltransferase family 4 protein, giving the protein MKIVHIITGLSTGGAEMMLYNLLSQTNRDRFSPTVVSLMDRGALSDRISALDIPVHALGMQPGKLPTPVIFWKLIRTLHQLQPSIIQGWMYHGNIAAYIASLFTPKIPVIWGIHHSIAALNAEKQMTQALIKLGAKISNSPKKIVFVSQTSRSQHEALGYCSQNSCVIPNGFDTALFQPSSKARSEVRTALKLAPDTLLIGLFCRYHPMKDHANFLQAAAILTKKYPVHFLLAGTDVTSANQNLHQLIDHLGLSLQIHLLGERSDIPQLMAALDIATSASAYGEAFPLVVGEAMSCGVPCAVTDVGDSEWIVSNTGKVVPPKNPQALAEAWQELIELGSAGRTALGKAARVRIQENFTLDAIVAQYQALYV; this is encoded by the coding sequence ATGAAAATTGTGCATATCATCACTGGACTTTCTACTGGTGGTGCAGAGATGATGCTTTACAATCTTTTGTCACAGACAAACCGCGATCGCTTTAGCCCTACCGTAGTTTCATTAATGGATCGAGGAGCATTAAGCGATCGCATTTCAGCGTTAGATATACCTGTACATGCGCTAGGAATGCAACCAGGAAAGCTACCTACACCAGTTATTTTCTGGAAATTGATTCGCACTTTACATCAATTGCAACCAAGTATTATTCAAGGTTGGATGTATCATGGCAATATAGCTGCATACATTGCTAGTCTTTTCACACCCAAAATACCAGTCATTTGGGGGATTCATCATTCCATTGCGGCGTTGAATGCCGAAAAGCAGATGACGCAAGCCCTTATTAAATTGGGTGCTAAGATATCTAACTCTCCAAAGAAGATTGTTTTTGTTTCACAAACGAGTAGATCGCAACATGAAGCCTTAGGTTATTGCAGTCAAAATAGCTGCGTCATTCCCAATGGTTTTGATACTGCGCTGTTTCAACCTTCATCCAAGGCAAGATCAGAAGTTCGCACTGCTTTAAAATTAGCTCCAGACACATTATTGATCGGATTATTTTGTCGCTATCATCCGATGAAAGATCACGCCAACTTTCTCCAAGCAGCCGCAATTCTTACCAAGAAATATCCAGTCCATTTTTTACTAGCTGGTACCGATGTCACGTCAGCAAATCAGAACTTGCACCAACTTATTGATCACTTAGGGCTATCTCTACAAATTCATCTTTTAGGCGAACGCAGTGACATTCCCCAGCTTATGGCTGCACTTGATATTGCAACTTCAGCTTCGGCGTATGGTGAGGCATTTCCTTTAGTTGTGGGAGAAGCAATGTCTTGTGGAGTACCTTGTGCTGTTACAGATGTCGGTGATTCTGAGTGGATTGTCAGCAACACCGGAAAAGTTGTTCCGCCAAAAAATCCTCAAGCCCTCGCTGAGGCTTGGCAAGAATTAATTGAACTCGGTTCGGCAGGGAGAACCGCTTTAGGTAAAGCAGCAAGAGTAAGAATTCAAGAAAACTTTACCCTTGATGCCATTGTCGCCCAGTATCAAGCTTTGTATGTATAA
- a CDS encoding class I SAM-dependent methyltransferase: MSIVNNKQIYSTVEFDAWAYGVNLLDEEKYLINTYFDKARKTLEAGTGGGRILLEMEKMGFKSLYGYDYMPEYIEKAQQKDPDSSICFEVQNATQLKYADSSFDQIIYLQQIVSSIEDEAGRTSTIQEANRILKKQGVALFSFLCLESRLKSIAYLPLLMYLSITRKLRGSNLTLNYLPWLKLGGKPNWSALCDRAPYIYWYSLREAVEALTTVGFSVLAIGSDYQIKQGKMCGLDALVDEPIKGMLYCVCQKLN; this comes from the coding sequence ATGTCAATAGTTAATAACAAGCAAATATACAGTACTGTAGAATTTGATGCTTGGGCATATGGGGTAAATCTACTCGATGAGGAAAAGTATTTAATTAATACCTATTTCGATAAAGCCAGAAAAACACTAGAAGCAGGTACTGGTGGTGGCAGAATTTTATTAGAAATGGAAAAGATGGGCTTTAAGTCTCTTTATGGCTACGACTATATGCCTGAGTATATTGAGAAAGCTCAACAAAAAGATCCTGATTCTAGTATTTGTTTTGAAGTTCAAAATGCAACTCAGTTAAAGTATGCAGATTCTAGCTTCGATCAAATAATTTACTTACAACAAATTGTGAGTTCAATCGAAGATGAAGCTGGGCGGACAAGCACAATTCAGGAAGCTAACAGAATTCTGAAAAAACAAGGCGTTGCTTTATTCTCATTTCTATGCCTTGAATCTAGGCTTAAAAGTATTGCATACTTGCCGCTTTTGATGTATTTAAGCATAACACGAAAGTTACGTGGATCAAACCTGACACTAAACTATCTTCCTTGGCTAAAGTTAGGTGGAAAGCCTAACTGGAGTGCACTTTGCGATCGCGCACCTTATATATATTGGTATAGCTTACGTGAGGCAGTTGAGGCTTTAACTACAGTAGGTTTTAGCGTGTTAGCTATTGGTTCAGATTACCAAATTAAACAAGGAAAAATGTGTGGTCTTGATGCTTTAGTAGATGAACCAATCAAAGGAATGCTTTATTGTGTTTGTCAAAAACTAAATTAA
- a CDS encoding glycosyltransferase family 4 protein, producing the protein MQLTLVTATLTCGGAERVLVLLTEGFLQRGYTVSVITLSGKDIDFYKLPSQVERIALDVMGTSSNIVQAVKNNFYRLSHLRKAIQSTQPDAVISFVDQTNISTLLSLTKTNYPIIVTEHCDVGMKYGSAIWEKLRRLSYPHAAKVVSVSRGVESAFDWLPERKKTVIYNPLIIREDPQSQMSLPQGIDPQKQWIVAMGRLTYQKGFDLLLSAFKQIADRFTDWQLIILGEGELRQELETNVDKLGLSHQVVLPGVVNNPFAILRQAKFFAMASRFEGFPMVHGEALACGLPVICTDCPSGPKEIIRDGVDGILVSNGDVAAIASAMEHLIVDQTARAQLASRAPEVSARFSLDSVMRQWEALLDEVVRSK; encoded by the coding sequence ATGCAACTAACATTAGTCACTGCAACTCTTACCTGTGGCGGAGCTGAGCGAGTTCTAGTGTTGCTGACAGAAGGCTTTTTACAACGAGGTTATACCGTTTCTGTCATTACGCTATCAGGAAAAGACATTGATTTTTATAAGCTACCATCACAAGTAGAAAGAATAGCCTTAGATGTGATGGGGACATCTTCAAATATTGTGCAAGCTGTCAAAAATAATTTTTATCGCTTATCGCACTTACGCAAAGCAATTCAATCGACGCAACCTGATGCTGTGATTTCCTTTGTCGATCAAACAAATATATCAACTTTATTGTCACTGACTAAGACAAATTACCCTATTATTGTTACTGAGCATTGTGACGTTGGTATGAAATACGGTAGTGCCATTTGGGAAAAACTGCGTCGCCTGTCTTATCCTCATGCAGCTAAGGTTGTCAGCGTGAGTCGAGGAGTTGAAAGTGCGTTTGATTGGTTGCCAGAACGTAAAAAAACTGTAATTTACAATCCACTAATTATTCGTGAAGATCCTCAGTCTCAAATGAGTCTTCCACAAGGTATCGATCCGCAAAAGCAATGGATTGTTGCTATGGGTAGACTAACTTATCAAAAAGGCTTTGATCTTTTACTATCTGCTTTCAAGCAAATAGCCGATCGATTTACCGATTGGCAATTGATTATTTTAGGAGAAGGAGAGTTACGCCAAGAGCTAGAAACTAATGTAGATAAATTAGGCTTGTCGCATCAAGTTGTTTTACCGGGAGTTGTAAATAATCCTTTTGCAATCCTCAGACAAGCAAAGTTTTTTGCAATGGCTTCTCGATTTGAAGGCTTTCCGATGGTACATGGAGAAGCTTTAGCCTGCGGTTTGCCAGTTATTTGTACCGATTGTCCAAGTGGACCGAAAGAAATTATTCGCGATGGTGTAGATGGAATATTAGTTTCCAACGGTGATGTTGCGGCGATCGCATCTGCAATGGAACATTTAATCGTCGATCAAACAGCGCGTGCGCAATTAGCTAGCCGTGCGCCAGAAGTATCCGCGCGGTTTAGTCTTGATAGCGTGATGCGTCAATGGGAAGCGTTACTGGATGAAGTTGTGCGCAGCAAATAG
- the murJ gene encoding murein biosynthesis integral membrane protein MurJ — translation MQRLLNSWTKLTSTSVNRKIFGAAVVVAGLTAFVKVASVGKELVVAWRFGTGDAVDAFLIALLVPAFVINVVAGSFNAALIPTYIQVREQQGKQAAQQLFSGTMIWSFGLLGITTLLMVVTAPIYLPWIAAGFDPEKLRLTFHLLWAIAPIVLFSSVVAIWGAVLNAGERFALAALAPIATPAITIVFLFIKPWGIFALAAGLVAGTVIEIVLLGLTLRKQGIFLLPKWYGINPPMRQVAHQCVPALIGAFIMCSATLVDQAMAAMLAPGSVASLNYGNRVIAFPITLATTALSTAVIPYFSKMVACNEWAGVRRTLNRYMWLIFAVALPLTALLLLSSELIVQILFQRGSFTSEDTQIVAQIQSLYALQIPFYIADIFVVKLITSMRLNHILMWVSVFNLLINISLNYLFMQWIGVGGIALSTSFVYLFSFLYLIFFANKNLKIFAEQCN, via the coding sequence GTGCAAAGATTACTGAATAGTTGGACAAAGCTAACAAGCACTTCCGTCAACCGGAAAATATTTGGTGCAGCTGTTGTAGTTGCAGGATTAACTGCATTCGTCAAGGTGGCATCTGTCGGAAAAGAACTGGTAGTTGCCTGGAGGTTCGGTACTGGAGACGCGGTTGATGCCTTTTTGATTGCCTTGCTGGTTCCTGCTTTTGTCATTAATGTCGTTGCAGGCTCTTTCAATGCGGCGTTAATTCCTACCTATATCCAAGTGCGAGAGCAACAAGGTAAACAAGCAGCACAGCAGTTGTTTTCTGGAACAATGATTTGGAGTTTTGGATTGCTCGGCATTACCACGCTGCTGATGGTAGTCACTGCACCAATATATTTACCTTGGATTGCTGCTGGTTTTGATCCAGAAAAATTACGCTTAACATTTCATTTACTTTGGGCGATCGCTCCCATTGTTCTCTTTAGTAGTGTCGTAGCGATCTGGGGTGCAGTTTTAAACGCTGGCGAACGTTTTGCTTTAGCAGCGCTAGCTCCGATCGCAACTCCAGCGATTACTATCGTTTTTCTGTTCATCAAACCTTGGGGAATTTTTGCTCTAGCTGCAGGCTTGGTTGCCGGTACAGTAATAGAGATTGTTTTACTAGGATTAACATTGCGCAAACAAGGTATATTTTTGCTACCAAAATGGTATGGAATTAATCCACCAATGCGTCAAGTCGCACATCAATGCGTACCAGCGCTGATTGGAGCATTCATCATGTGTAGTGCTACTTTAGTAGATCAAGCAATGGCAGCAATGTTAGCCCCAGGAAGTGTGGCATCACTGAACTATGGTAATCGAGTTATTGCGTTCCCAATTACTTTAGCCACAACAGCACTGAGTACTGCAGTCATCCCTTATTTCTCTAAGATGGTTGCTTGTAATGAATGGGCAGGAGTCCGCCGCACTTTAAATCGATATATGTGGCTGATTTTTGCTGTTGCTCTTCCCTTGACGGCGTTATTACTACTGAGTTCTGAATTAATAGTACAGATATTATTTCAGCGCGGTTCTTTTACTTCTGAAGATACACAGATAGTTGCTCAAATTCAATCTTTATACGCGCTGCAAATTCCTTTTTATATTGCTGATATTTTTGTGGTTAAGCTAATTACTTCAATGCGACTCAATCACATTTTAATGTGGGTATCTGTATTTAACCTGCTCATCAATATCAGTCTCAATTATCTATTTATGCAATGGATCGGAGTTGGTGGAATTGCCTTGTCTACGAGCTTTGTCTATTTATTTTCCTTCTTGTATCTCATCTTTTTTGCTAATAAAAACTTGAAAATATTTGCCGAGCAATGCAACTAA
- a CDS encoding GNAT family N-acetyltransferase, with protein sequence MNSCYKAQSQNPLLLDKSIKGQVLDLSHPLWEIALDSLRHDIYHLPEYVALEAQRIKAIPEAILISQGDRVFFVPYLLRSCNALSPNDQSQMELFDVISPYGYPGILMNEAAANTPEFLNLAFNELIHQLSNKKVCSAFLRLHPILNQNLSEYSHCKVNGETIAVDLTMSLAEIWNQTRPEHRNKINKCKRAGMTAKMVSFVDYIDDFIDIYEQTMDRVGATKSYYFGKDYFVELSQALKNQLHLCIVELNNEIICGGLFTEACGIVQYHLGGTKSAFLKQAPSKLMFDCVRTWAKERNNEFLHLGGGVGGAKDSLYHFKAGFSKQRHTFSTIRLVVDQKNYHSLVQKRAEELDISDEELLKSDFFPAYRIASI encoded by the coding sequence ATGAACAGCTGCTACAAAGCTCAATCTCAAAATCCTCTCTTACTAGACAAATCAATCAAAGGTCAAGTTCTTGACTTATCACATCCTTTATGGGAAATAGCTTTAGACAGCTTACGTCATGATATTTATCATCTACCAGAATACGTAGCTCTGGAAGCACAAAGAATCAAAGCAATTCCTGAAGCAATTTTAATTAGCCAAGGCGATCGTGTTTTCTTCGTTCCCTATTTGTTACGCTCGTGCAATGCTCTATCTCCCAACGATCAGTCTCAGATGGAGCTTTTTGATGTCATATCTCCTTATGGCTACCCAGGAATTCTGATGAACGAAGCTGCAGCTAATACTCCAGAATTTCTTAACCTCGCGTTCAATGAGTTGATACATCAGCTTTCTAATAAAAAAGTCTGTTCGGCTTTTCTGCGACTTCATCCTATACTCAATCAAAATTTAAGCGAGTATTCACATTGCAAAGTCAATGGTGAAACTATTGCGGTTGATTTAACAATGTCACTGGCAGAAATATGGAATCAAACCCGACCAGAGCATCGTAATAAAATCAACAAATGTAAACGCGCTGGAATGACAGCAAAAATGGTGTCGTTTGTAGACTACATTGATGACTTTATTGATATCTATGAGCAAACAATGGATCGTGTAGGAGCAACAAAATCCTACTACTTTGGCAAAGATTACTTTGTCGAACTCTCACAAGCACTAAAAAACCAGCTTCACTTGTGTATCGTTGAATTAAACAATGAAATTATTTGTGGTGGATTATTTACTGAAGCTTGTGGCATAGTTCAATATCACTTAGGTGGAACAAAATCAGCATTTCTAAAACAAGCACCAAGTAAACTGATGTTTGACTGTGTCCGGACTTGGGCTAAAGAACGAAACAACGAATTCTTGCATCTCGGTGGTGGAGTTGGAGGTGCAAAAGATAGTTTATACCATTTTAAAGCGGGATTTTCTAAGCAACGACATACATTTTCAACTATCCGCTTAGTTGTGGATCAGAAAAACTATCATAGTTTAGTTCAAAAACGCGCAGAAGAATTAGATATTTCAGATGAAGAATTGCTGAAATCTGATTTTTTTCCTGCTTATCGTATAGCTAGTATCTGA
- a CDS encoding DUF4832 domain-containing protein yields the protein MMRRLLQRLQIPVIFSLVSLTVAGSCQAATEVNGGTTTYQGSLENFASPERGFYANFLTKHQDSPLQAFQLKTVKAENISLVRRVYVIPQYRYNSLPQSFLEFVKQDFDRARDAGVKLVVRFAYNWDIGGYDAPKDIILTHLEQLQPILSNNYDVIAYLEAGFIGAWGQWNRSSHQLINNSTLDVTADSRSIFYKMLSALPPQRMVLLPFPKQKMDMFNTTQPLNSDEAFSGTYRARTGTHNDGFLASSDNLGFYTYRQVDRDKQYLGNDNLYVVHGGETASASEHAQPYIGCANALKEMAQLRWSVLNSEFHHAVLQRWEQQGCMLEIKRRLGYRFRLTNATIPAKVKPSGTFAMTFTVNNDGWASAYNPRKVEIVLRHKQTGKEYYLPVNEEPRKWMPGNSKTVNVEGGIPANMPHGKYQVFLNFPDPSPKLYRRPAYSIRLANQNTWEAATGYNSLLRSVTITPDVSGNNYFGNQVFAPR from the coding sequence ATGATGAGACGACTTTTACAACGTTTGCAAATCCCTGTTATTTTTTCCTTGGTTAGTTTAACCGTTGCTGGTTCATGTCAAGCCGCCACAGAAGTTAATGGTGGTACTACAACTTATCAAGGAAGTCTAGAAAATTTTGCGAGTCCCGAACGCGGATTTTACGCAAATTTTTTAACAAAACATCAAGATTCTCCGTTACAAGCTTTCCAATTAAAAACAGTTAAAGCAGAGAATATAAGTTTAGTTCGACGAGTTTATGTAATTCCGCAATATCGGTATAATAGTCTACCTCAATCTTTTCTCGAATTTGTCAAACAAGATTTTGATAGGGCGCGAGATGCTGGAGTAAAACTAGTAGTCCGTTTTGCCTACAATTGGGATATTGGTGGCTATGACGCCCCGAAAGATATTATTTTGACTCACTTGGAGCAACTGCAACCAATATTGTCAAATAACTATGATGTCATTGCTTATTTAGAAGCAGGCTTCATTGGGGCTTGGGGACAGTGGAATCGTTCTTCTCATCAGTTGATTAACAACTCAACGCTAGATGTTACAGCAGATTCTCGCTCAATATTTTACAAAATGCTTTCTGCTTTACCTCCACAACGCATGGTGTTATTACCGTTTCCTAAGCAGAAAATGGATATGTTTAACACGACTCAACCCCTCAATTCTGACGAAGCTTTTAGTGGTACTTATCGTGCCAGAACAGGGACTCACAATGATGGTTTCTTAGCAAGTTCAGATAATTTGGGATTTTATACTTATCGCCAGGTGGACAGAGATAAGCAATATTTAGGTAACGACAACTTGTATGTAGTACATGGTGGTGAAACTGCTAGCGCTAGCGAGCACGCACAACCTTATATTGGCTGTGCAAATGCGCTAAAAGAAATGGCACAGCTACGCTGGAGCGTGTTGAATTCAGAGTTCCACCACGCAGTATTACAACGGTGGGAGCAGCAAGGCTGTATGCTAGAAATTAAGCGTCGCTTGGGCTACCGTTTTCGTTTAACAAATGCAACAATTCCAGCAAAAGTGAAACCATCCGGTACTTTCGCAATGACTTTCACAGTGAATAATGATGGATGGGCTAGTGCTTACAATCCACGCAAAGTAGAAATTGTTTTACGCCACAAGCAAACTGGAAAAGAGTATTATTTACCAGTGAACGAAGAACCACGTAAGTGGATGCCTGGCAATTCTAAGACAGTAAATGTTGAAGGCGGTATTCCAGCGAATATGCCTCATGGCAAGTATCAAGTCTTTCTTAATTTTCCCGATCCCTCGCCTAAATTATATCGTCGCCCTGCCTATTCAATTCGACTAGCAAATCAAAATACATGGGAGGCAGCTACTGGATATAATTCTCTATTAAGAAGTGTAACCATTACTCCTGATGTGTCAGGAAATAACTACTTTGGCAATCAGGTTTTTGCACCGCGTTAA
- a CDS encoding O-antigen ligase family protein codes for MLLIFSKYHVVQVWARYAILFVGALAVLNNIYELLNPLIFSGLNDTGRPAGFYVDPNRSGCALVLSMIFSTEILPQKYRPYLISFIGLGILLTFSRGAILGWILVTLIFIKKRVISKHQIVYWLIAVGVLVVGLGFLSSEFVNINQLPYGIRERLEWFENPTGSEHSADSRMDILIAGWQLFLQSPLWGNGIASTIEWSFGISTHNMYLFYMTDHGFLGILILPLLVYAVTRNSRGESQYIALAFATFIILWGIFSHTVIEDRFILLSFALMATLSVTSQQEEKYRLGHNV; via the coding sequence ATGCTCCTAATTTTTTCTAAATATCATGTTGTACAGGTGTGGGCAAGATATGCAATTTTGTTTGTAGGAGCGCTCGCAGTTCTCAATAATATTTATGAATTACTTAATCCCCTAATCTTTAGTGGTCTTAATGACACAGGTCGTCCAGCAGGCTTTTATGTCGATCCAAATCGAAGTGGTTGTGCGTTAGTTTTAAGCATGATTTTTAGCACGGAAATACTACCACAGAAATACCGCCCGTATTTGATCTCTTTTATTGGGCTAGGAATTTTGTTGACGTTTTCTCGGGGGGCAATTCTAGGCTGGATTTTAGTAACACTAATTTTTATTAAAAAACGAGTCATTAGCAAACATCAAATAGTTTACTGGCTTATAGCAGTAGGAGTTTTAGTTGTTGGACTAGGATTTTTAAGTAGCGAATTCGTGAATATTAACCAGCTACCATACGGTATCAGAGAAAGGCTGGAATGGTTTGAAAACCCAACAGGTTCTGAACATTCGGCTGATTCGCGGATGGACATTTTGATTGCTGGATGGCAATTATTTTTGCAAAGTCCATTATGGGGTAATGGAATTGCTTCAACGATTGAATGGAGTTTTGGAATATCTACCCATAATATGTACTTGTTTTACATGACAGATCATGGGTTTTTAGGTATCTTAATTCTACCCTTGTTAGTTTATGCTGTAACACGCAACAGTCGAGGCGAAAGTCAATATATTGCGCTAGCATTTGCGACTTTTATTATATTGTGGGGAATATTTAGCCATACAGTAATTGAAGACAGATTTATCTTGCTGAGCTTTGCCTTGATGGCAACTTTAAGCGTGACAAGCCAGCAAGAGGAGAAGTATCGCTTAGGGCATAATGTATGA
- a CDS encoding glycosyltransferase family 4 protein — translation MYKLLIVTTIPATVQAFLLPYIAHFRAQGWQVDAMAQGITDCTECTTACDRIWEVEWSRNPLDPRNFINAPRQIHQVLAQQNYDLVHVHTPVAAFVTRYAINRWQNQTKPKVIYTAHGFHFYRGGSPVKNTIFRTLEKLAGHWTDYLVVINRQDEQAAQHQIVPAAKIRYMPGIGVDTNYYSPQAVAQTDVMQVRQELGLTPENPLFLSIAEFIPRKRHRDLLQAFALLEHQQAHLALAGTGPLQEAMQSLASELGIAERVHFLGLRRDIPVLIRASVATLLVSAQEGLPRSVMESLSLEIPVIGTDIRGIQDLLESDLLVQLGDVTGITRAMNWVLIDPEAAQTLGKKGRDRMATYDLQQIIAMHENLYAEALR, via the coding sequence ATGTATAAACTTTTGATTGTTACAACCATTCCTGCTACCGTGCAGGCGTTTCTGTTGCCTTATATCGCGCACTTTCGGGCACAGGGTTGGCAAGTTGATGCTATGGCACAGGGAATTACTGATTGTACTGAGTGTACTACCGCGTGCGATCGCATTTGGGAGGTTGAATGGTCGCGCAACCCACTCGATCCGCGCAACTTTATCAATGCACCGCGCCAAATTCATCAAGTTCTCGCCCAACAAAATTATGATTTAGTTCACGTCCACACACCAGTTGCTGCATTTGTAACTCGTTATGCGATTAATCGTTGGCAAAACCAAACAAAGCCAAAGGTAATTTATACAGCGCATGGTTTTCACTTTTATCGTGGTGGATCGCCAGTAAAAAACACAATCTTTCGAACACTAGAAAAACTTGCAGGGCATTGGACAGATTATCTTGTCGTAATTAATCGTCAAGACGAGCAAGCCGCACAGCATCAAATTGTACCAGCGGCAAAAATCCGATATATGCCAGGAATCGGAGTTGATACAAATTACTACAGTCCTCAAGCAGTTGCTCAAACCGATGTGATGCAGGTACGCCAAGAATTAGGACTAACGCCAGAAAATCCACTCTTTTTGTCAATTGCAGAATTTATTCCCCGAAAACGCCATCGCGATCTTCTCCAAGCCTTTGCTTTACTAGAACACCAACAAGCCCACTTAGCGTTAGCTGGAACGGGACCATTACAAGAAGCGATGCAAAGTTTAGCATCTGAGTTAGGTATCGCCGAACGCGTTCATTTTCTCGGATTGCGACGCGATATTCCAGTACTCATTCGCGCTTCAGTCGCAACGCTGCTTGTTTCCGCGCAAGAAGGATTACCCCGAAGTGTTATGGAATCTTTAAGCTTAGAAATTCCTGTGATTGGTACTGACATTCGAGGTATACAAGATCTCTTGGAATCGGATCTTTTAGTTCAGTTAGGAGACGTCACCGGAATCACACGGGCAATGAATTGGGTACTAATTGATCCTGAAGCTGCTCAAACTCTAGGGAAAAAAGGGCGCGATCGCATGGCTACTTATGACTTACAGCAAATAATTGCAATGCATGAAAACTTATATGCCGAAGCTTTGCGGTAA